A segment of the Anopheles cruzii chromosome 2, idAnoCruzAS_RS32_06, whole genome shotgun sequence genome:
TGCTATACACGGATCGATTGACTTTCGAATGGTTCACCCGACCACGCAAACCAACGCGATATAGGCACACTATCATATCATTGCGCTTCTATAGCTAGTCAAAGATGCTGAAACATTGTTTTAGACGATAAAGGAAGGGTTGTTGTTCACTTGTTTCTTCATTTGGAATAAATGGTAATAATATGGTGCTTCTTTAATCATAAAGTCAACGTGCGCTCTTCGGTTCTTCGGCTTCACCGGTAGAGGTGCTTGGAAGGAGAGAAGGTACAGATCGTATCATACCATTCTCTGACTATCTCTGGAATCGTCTAACAAACTGCTGGAAAAAGCCTGATCCATAAGTGTACGAAACAAACACTTCGGGGAGCTGATGTTTTACTGGCCTCGGCGCGGCATGTACAAAAATTCAGTGTTAAACTATTCTTTCACAACATCGTATTCTTCTGTGCTGCCAATTTGTATAAGAATTTGCTGACCTCTATCACCTACGTCCGGTATGAGTCTGTCTTTTAGCTTTAGTCGCACGAACAAAAACTATACCCTCCTTCTTCGTACAATCGCGCATCATGCTTACAGTCACCGTTTCTCGGGGCAGGTAAGAACCGCGCGTCACTCCCCCATTCCCTATCATACACATCGGCCACAGCCCTCTCGTTCACCTGCATCTATCGGTTCACATCTACCAATTTCGCGGCATTCAATTAAACTTGTTTTCCCCGCTTTTCTTAGGTGCAGTTTGCATTGTTTAGATActatcataataataatatgtTGGTTCCTCACTTCATCTTCTTCTACCTCCTTTAAATTGTGTGTTGCTCTCGATAATTGCATGTCCTCAAAACGTCACTACTAACATATTTCGTACCGTCGATCGAACACACTTCGTTTATATTATAGCCACACACGCCGCTTGTTGATCCGCTTCCCTTGGGATCTTCTACTTTCCGTCGCCTACTTTTTGCTATCCTGTTTTACCTTTTTGCAATAGTTGCTCTGCTCTCTGTCGATTACTACGATCTCACTACCCCAGTAGGCGTCTGCAAATAGTAGTCTCTAGGCGGTTGATGCAAAATACATCCCACGGACCATTGGGATGTGATTTGGCTCTTacaaaagaacagaaaaaacacataaacatCCTCATTTTCAAATCCTTCGACGTACACTAGCACCCCACACATAAAACTGCTTATGCACAGAGTCCATTTCATTCGCTTACTATCCTTTCCTTTCACTACTAATAGGTAATGTGGCggtactgtgtgtgtgtgtgtatatatataatctgtatatatatagaagatttctgtttcattttaaaaaaGGAAGAGTAGAAAGGTGAacgtaaataaaaaaaacgttaaaGCAAAAGCGGCTGCATGTAACCCGCTGTGGGGTTATCTCAGCCCTCGCGTTTGATATTCGTCGGCGTTTCCGCGAGGCCCTTCACTTTCAGTCGGTCGGCGGTTTTTAGAAATGTTGGGAGCTGCTCCTGCGACACGTTCACCTCGCCGGCGTACATGAACTCGAGAATCGCCTGCAAATGGCTGTAGGACACGTCTTTGAGGATGATTATCGGGTGTTTGGAAGGGTTTTCCTGCAAATACAAACACGAACAGTTAAGTCAATCAAATACTGCACTGTACGGCAGCGCATGCCACCCTTTCGTGTCTTACCTCTAGAAGAGATTTAAAGTAAGGACTACAGGCAGACAGGACCATCTTGTGTGCTTTGCACGTTTGTCCTTCGCACGCTAGTGTTAcctggaaaaaaaggaaaaaattaGCTAGGTAAAGTGTGGCGCACGTTCGTAGGGTCGAAACGCTTCTACTACGTACGTCTGTGAAGCTCTTTTCGTTCCGGAGGTGTCGGAACGAGGTAACCATGTTCGTCTGGAAGTCATTCCACTTCAAAAAGTACTGTTGTTGGTCGGCCATTGCGCGTTGTTGCGATTGATTTTTCTCTTGGTCAAATTCTTACGCTTCCGTAATCGGACACAATTGATTGGTTTAAATGATTCCAAGGGAAACAAAATTCAGAAACTAGAAAAGGAACTCAAAACGGTAACGGGGACGTAATCTGAAAGTAGGCAGCAAGATACACATGTAATCGTTAGTAGCGCATTTGTGATTTCTTGCAACACTTTGCTGGTTCTTATTATACTGCTTGTGAAGAGAACGATGCACAAcacatgtttatttttctcttcatTAATATCATTAATAGAAAATGACGCTCGAGGTGAGGTTTGCCGCAGCTCGATAATCATTCGCAGCCTACAGTAGGCCGTGTTTTTTACTCAAACCGGTCGAAGTACTTCGTTGAAAATACTAGTGAAAAGTGTGTATCATTAATATTTTCTCTTCGTGATAAGTCTACGCAAAGTTGGGCTGGAATTTAGAATGCCAACGTGTCGTAAGTTTTTAAATCGATTTCCCCTCCAAAAAGTGTTACTGTaacactcgctcgctcgctctatTCCTCAACCATCAATGGTGATGCAAAACCAAAGCAAGCGGTctaacgcaaaacaaaacaccatcatccgtggccgtggtttaAGAATTAGAGAAAGAAATAGAGTGGGGTGTTTTGGGATGCTGGCCCAGCAACACAAGCAGCAAAAGAAGATGAACTTCTCGCATCGCTTCTCCGCCGTGTTTTGACCTCGTTTACCGCAAAAGCCCCCCTTTTCCAGCATCGAATGGCAGAGGtgcgccgatgatgatgatgttgctatTTTTCCTCTTTTAACCGATTTGTCcatgtgtgcgtttgtgtcgatcatgtttttttcttcttatcgtCGCTAATCCcctgctccacacacacacaaacacatacctACGCGAGTTTTGGTTGAATatattatttcaaaaataGAGGGTGCAAAACTATTATCAACGGACGGTATGCTTTGGCACTGCGCGTCTTGTTCGACGTTCAGGCCAGCCGCCggtgattttgttttcgacgaCAGCAGACCGGTCCTttttcaaccaccaccgccgtaaTCACAAATTGCATTTGATCTGCAGAAGCGCCAGAGGCCGAAGAGTGGTGGAAAGAATTAGAAAGGCCCATGCCGGTTCTGTGGCGCCGTTGGATCGGTTTCTTCCATCTAAGCTAATCTAACAATTATGAGATGAACTATAAAAAGCCGCAAGATATTGTGCCTCTTCTGTGCTACCGCCTCGAGTGTTGGCCCGTTCCACAGAGTTTCGTATGTATTtatccgtttttgttttgttaccaTTCTTGGCCGGCGCACGTTTTGAAACTAGCTTTATTCGCAAGCATCTGGCcattctcgttctcgttccgTTGGTATGGTTCTTACTGGCCCCAAATGTGATGTGATGGGCAGCAAGTACCGTTTCGATCTTGTGTCTCTTTTTGTACCCGCGCATTGAAACTGTTGGGCATGTTTTGAATTCTATTCAATTTCTTTTCAGGAGTGTTAACAGCAAACGACAAGAATGTAAATTGTAAACGATAACTTTAGGGTGAACGAAAAAGAGTTTACCCTTCCATGTCAGCTTCCGGAAACAGAAAGCTACTGACAACTCAACGTTTACTTTTCGGTTAAAagttaaaacataaaaaatcaatgCTTCGCCGACGTCTGCTACGATGGCAACACTGCTCTGGCGCAAAACACCGTAGGAATCCGTATGTTTGGAATACAGAGACGGGCGACAAAAACAACGGCACGCCTGCCGTTTGCCCGATGGTGTACGTGTGTTTGCTGTACACAGTCTTCGGAGCGGATGCACCTTCCGCGCTCTTAACTCACGTACATgagagtgtgtgtatgtgtggttATGCGGGAGATTGCATTGTGTAATTTTTGTGCATTTGTTTCGCGTGCCCAATAAAAATATCTTCCAGACGTGTAGTTGTGCTAGAGGCACTCTTAGGCCGCAAAAGTCGAAAAACTCAAGGTCCTTCTCAAATATCTTTTGTGTACGGTGTTGTAAACCCCCGCCAAACAATCGCGGTGGCATAATTGGGTCTATTTGGGCGGGGGGACAGTCGAATAGGTTCTACTTTGGAGTTCCGAGGGTCATTTCTCCTTCTTTTCGCAGATTCTACACACACTTTAGACTATCACACACGAGAGTGGCGACAAACTACACCACGTCCACGTATCGAGAGGGAACTACATATTTTTATGTGGCGAATCGATTGTGCCAACCAATAACAATAGCGCGCTAGAAGTTGCGAAAGCTGCCGAAGGTCACGCGCTCGAAAAAATAGTTTTCTCTTCGTCGCTCTTATTTTtggtctctctctttctctctttgtgACTGTCGGAAGGACAGGGTTTTTTCGCACTATCGTGCCAACAACGTTTGGCGTGCAAGAATTAAGCGTAATTCCGGTCACAATTTCCTCGAATAACCGACGAAAGGAACAGGACTGTCAAAAACTGCGTTGCACAAACGGAATGTAAACATCACTCcgttctgtctgtctctctctcttgctctctggTCCGTGCTTTTCCACTCTCTTCCATTGTTGCCTTCGTTGCATTGCTCCATTTTGAGAGTATGAGGTGCGTTCGAAATGTCGGTGGTCCGCGAAAGtaagacagagagagagaggaaagaGTGAGGGAGAACGGAGTCGAGAAAGAGTGAGGCATCGCATAGGCGACAGGAAGGAAATACAGCAAGAAACACCGAAATCAAGACGGGAAGAAACTCCGCCGTCCCTTCGCGGCCCGCCTTTCCTTTCCTCCTTCGGGTCGCGACGGGGTGGACACATGACGACGACCGGGACAGTGCGGAGAGACTGTAACGCCACGGATTAGATTTCTTCGTCATCCGTGCGATGCTTCTTCTTGCACGTCACCGCCCGCTTTGCCGTATCGCTGTTGGCAGCGGCAAGCGTTAGATTTTCATGCCAATACGACGGCGGAGTAAACGCAATTATATTCGAAACGATGGAGTTTGttacactgctgctgcaccaagGCTGCTGGAAACAATCAATCCGTCAATTTCTTTGCAGAAGCACACCCGCTATGCACACGCTGAGGCTAGAGACACGGGAGGGCAAACTGAAACTTCACTATGCAACCactgcgaaaagcgaaaagaaaattatcgCCAAACCGTTTTAGACAGCCATCAACTATCCGACGCAACAAACAGGGTCTCGCACGAACCGGATAAGACACCACAAGAAGCTCGCACACCGAAGGACTCTCGGATTGCTACGAAATGCCCAAGCGACTGAAAAAGGCGCTGATAATGTACAGCGGAAGGTGGCGGCGCGTTCGTCACTTTTACCCGTGTGTGTAGCACTTTTCTTTCTAATCCTTTTTTGTCAGGCGATCGAATTCATCGTCTGCGACGCTCGTCGGCgcgttttcgtttcttcgcgTGGCAAACTTTGACATAATTTGCAATCAATCACTCGCCGATGAACGCAATATCTTTTCTTATACCTTTCCCAGTGCTTATACGCGTATGGGACAGAAACTAACCTTTGGAAACACGGCCACCTTTGCGGAGCGCGATTTTTCGACTTGTTTTGGAATACTCAACACGAAACCGAATGAGCAAGATTGccgagaaaaaagagaaatgcaAAATGGAGTTCGCAGTGCACTCACAAGCGGGACAGAACGATGTGAGACAGCTACAGCTATGCGTGGGAACGGCGAAAGTGGACAAATTCTCGATCACGTTTGGCAACAGCGAACACGTAACAGCTCAGTCGGAAAAACAATCTCAAATTGGTATCTATCTACCCAAATATCTAGAAAGAGTctacaattatttattttaagtaAAACACTGCAAATCAGGAACGACCGTTTAAAGTTTTGTCGTTTTCGCCGTCAATGTCGACtcggtggaaagaaaaagagcaaaacaacaacaaaaaagtcgATCTTCGAGTTTGACAATCGAGCCAAGAACCGcagaacgaagaaaaaagggtTCTGCACGAGAATCAGGAACTGAGGTTTATTTGCAAAATAAACCTGGTCGACGCGCTGCGCTAGGCATCTTGGAGTAACGTTGCAACTTTCGTGTAAAGTTCGAACGTTTGGTATCGTAGTAGAACTTTGGCCGGCTTTTCGTTCTTGCGTAGCTTTCCGTTCCGCCAATCGACCCGGCCATGGCAGCAGGTGAAGCGCAACTATTGTTCGAATTGCGAAATGTTGGGTGAGTAATAGGCTTCGATCTGccgattttcgatcaatgctAGGGTAGCAACAACCTGTGCCCTCCGTTGGCAGGTACGATGGACCGTTTCTGGATCAAAACTATGCATCCACCGCCATACTGGCCGGCACGCAGAGTGGCGAGTTCCAGGACGTCGTGATTTGGCTGACGGAGGAAATCCGCGTACTGGGCAAGCTGGACGAACGCATCACCAAGAGCGAAGACTCGAACACCTTCGTGTGGGAACTGTCGAGCTTTCTGAAGGAACTCACGTGTCCCTACACCAGCCTCACGGTGGGTCACGTTTCCGACCGTTTGCAAACGCTCGAAGctaaactgctgctgctcgactACCTGGTGAACGAGCTGATGGCCCTGAAGATGCTAGAAGCGTTGAAACCGAAGGAAAAATCGACCGTAATCACCCTGCACGAATCGCCGACGGCCGCGGCATTGAAGGACATCTGTATTACGCTCGGCATGGGCAAACCGCCGAACAATGTGCCACCGAAGATGCTGTTCGAGAAGATCAACTCCCACCTGGACGACATGGTACGCACCGAGGGCGAGAATAGACTCAGCAAGCCACTGTTCAACCCAAAGGAGCGCCTTACGGCCGACCAGTGGGCCAAGTTGGAGCGCATACAAAAAGAGCTGGACCATGAGTACGATCTGCGGCGTACGATGTTGCTGACCCGGCTGGACGTTACGATTCAGAGCTTCAGGTGGTCGAACCGGGCCAAAGATAAAGAGGGTACGATTGCGGAGCGGTACGCGGAGAAGCGCAAAATGCTCGACGCCCTGCAAGCAGGTGGGCGGGATACGGACATTGCGGCGCTACTCGCGGCGCGCGAAACCCTGGCCATCATCGAAAAAACGAGCAGCGCATCGGTGCGAAAGAACACGAAGAGCAAAATCCAGCGACACATCATCGGACTGGTGCCGGATCGTGGCGGACGGGCGTACGAGCACAAAGCACCGGCCCTTGAAATGCCCTCCTGGCAAACGCAGCGCAGtactggcggcggtggtggcggcggccgcggtggtTTCGGAGGAGGAAGGGTATGTAACGGATTTGTTTACGATGTTTAAATTGCCCGTTTACAAATCTTATCGGAACACTTTCTTCTAAAACGCTATTTTCTAAAGGATGTTGGTGTGAGTTGCATGGATCCAAGTTTTCTATTGCTTAGTTGGTTCCCCAAGGCACTGTTTACGATCATACTTTTCTGCGTTTTCCAGGGTGgacgtggtggcggcggaggttTCCAGCAACAACACTCTAATTACTCCAACAAAGGATACAACCAAGGCAatggcaacggtggccaagGATTCTATCAAGGAGGCCGCGGAGGATACAACAATcaaggtggcggtggcaatcAGGCTTCGagcagtggcggcggaggtTACTATCAaggtggtggcggaggagTTGGCCACACCCAGAACCGCGGAGGTCGGGTGCAGGGAGGCTGGTCACAATCTCAGCAAGGTGTGTACCTTACCTTGTGGTAATCCTTCCCAGAGTAATCTCAACGTTTGTTGTGCTCCTTTTTCGTAGATTACAATCACGCTGGATATGGTTCTGGATCGAGTCGTGGCAGTTTTGGCGGtgaccagcaacagcagcactaCAGTGGTAACAGTTCCGGGAACAGTCGCGGAAATTatggcagcggtggtggctaCGGTGACAACCGGAACAGCTACGACGACTACAACagtcgcggtggtggtggccgagggCGGTCAAACTACAACCGGGGCGGTGGTCGGCGTTGACACCAACCGCTCGCTTGTTTGCTGGACAGTTTCTCTATTCATTTCCATACATAAGCTGTACGCGCTCAGTCTGTATTTCATAAgttcgtttccattttatgTGTCGAGGAATTGTCGGTGAcacaaataaagcaaaaatgCATGTCCTATTtgtacgaaaaaaagaaatggaaaacgagCAAGATACTTCTCGATCGTATGGCCTACAGTTTCTTCAGTGCAGAATTTCTGACGAATTGTACCTATATGCGGCGGAATGCGCCGAAATATGTATTACAAAAGGAAGGTGGTAGAGGAGCCCTGGACATATTGTTGGCCACAGTACAATCTTACGATACTGACTACACGACTGAAGAGTTTGTTgaacaaatgaagaaaatcGTTACTTATTCCTTcaacaaatgcaaaaaaaagaaactcaaCAGTCTGAAGGAGCAGGAACAGGAGCAATTACGAAAGAGAAGCTTAGCTTCTATCTGCTTTGCAGGTGTATAAATGTCCTTTTGGTCTCTTACAGAGAATCCAGGAACCACAGAAGAACTAGTGGCACAAGAAATCatacaaaaaaggaccagTTTCGCAAAAACCAGTTACGTTTATTTAAGTTACATTACTTTCCTGATATAGTTGCACAATGTTACATAGTAGATTTAAGTCTGAATAAGTATTCTGTGAAACGTTTAAATAAAGTTCATGTTCATGATGTTCTCTACCCAAtagttttatcaatttttccaCTATTCCTATTATGCTCAATTTGCGATGCAATAAGTTAAATTTTTCCTAAAGGTTCAATTTCTGATAAATATTATGtataataatttataaattagaaacatattttaataaaattaactaATTTTAACaagaaacattttatttcatgaaaaaataattttcaaattcaaattaacacaaaataaaaatttaccTTGTGCTGAACTGCTGAATAACATTTTTGCTGAACTGCTGAATATCTGTCAACCTGGTTTGTTTCGAAGAATAAGAAGAAGGAAAGCTAACAAGACAAGAATAAGAAGAAGGAAAGTTTCTTCTTTTGGAGGTGGCCAAAGATATTAACCAATTTTGTGTAAGGAATTGAGGAATATC
Coding sequences within it:
- the LOC128269447 gene encoding longitudinals lacking protein-like; the protein is MADQQQYFLKWNDFQTNMVTSFRHLRNEKSFTDVTLACEGQTCKAHKMVLSACSPYFKSLLEENPSKHPIIILKDVSYSHLQAILEFMYAGEVNVSQEQLPTFLKTADRLKVKGLAETPTNIKREG
- the LOC128267448 gene encoding protein FAM98B, with product MAAGEAQLLFELRNVGYDGPFLDQNYASTAILAGTQSGEFQDVVIWLTEEIRVLGKLDERITKSEDSNTFVWELSSFLKELTCPYTSLTVGHVSDRLQTLEAKLLLLDYLVNELMALKMLEALKPKEKSTVITLHESPTAAALKDICITLGMGKPPNNVPPKMLFEKINSHLDDMVRTEGENRLSKPLFNPKERLTADQWAKLERIQKELDHEYDLRRTMLLTRLDVTIQSFRWSNRAKDKEGTIAERYAEKRKMLDALQAGGRDTDIAALLAARETLAIIEKTSSASVRKNTKSKIQRHIIGLVPDRGGRAYEHKAPALEMPSWQTQRSTGGGGGGGRGGFGGGRGGRGGGGGFQQQHSNYSNKGYNQGNGNGGQGFYQGGRGGYNNQGGGGNQASSSGGGGYYQGGGGGVGHTQNRGGRVQGGWSQSQQDYNHAGYGSGSSRGSFGGDQQQQHYSGNSSGNSRGNYGSGGGYGDNRNSYDDYNSRGGGGRGRSNYNRGGGRR